In Ignavibacteria bacterium, the sequence GGAAAAGACCCTTAGAGTCTCTAAGATGGCAGAGACATTGATAGCATCTGAGATCATTAAGCTTGCCGGTGAAATTAACGAAAAAATAAAACAGGGAGAAAAGATCTATAACTTAACTATTGGAGATTTTGATCCAAAAGTTTTTCCTATCCCGGCAGAGCTAGAAGAAGAAATAATAAAAGCATACACTAACCACGAAACAAACTACCCTCCTGCCGACGGAATGCTTGAAACAAGGAAAGCAGTTTCTAAATTTTTAAAAGATAAAGAAGGTGTAGATTACAACCCTGCAACAGAAATTTTAATGTCAGCAGGCGCCCGCCCGCTTATATATGCTACATTCCAGACATTGGTTCAGCCGGGTGATACTGTACTTTTCCCTGTGCCTTCATGGAATAACAATCATTACACACACCTTTCACATGCGCATAAAATTGAGATTAACACAAAACCTGAAAATCATTTTATGCCAACTGCTGCCGAACTGAAAGAGCATATTAAAGATGCTGCATTGGTAGCTCTTTGCTCACCTCTGAACCCGACAGGCACAACATTTTCAAAAAAAGATCTCACTGAAATATGCGAAATGATAGTTGAAGAAAATCATTCCAGAGGCGAGAACGAAAAACCTGTTTACCTGATGTATGACCAGATTTACTGGGTTTTGACATATGGTGAAACAGAACATTTTAACCCCGTTAGCCTTGTGCCTGAAATGAAAAATTACACAATCTTTATAGATGGCTTATCCAAAGCATTCGCAGCAACAGGGGTAAGAGTAGGCTGGTCAGTCGGACCCGCACGTGTAATTGGCAAAATGAAATCAATTCTCTCGCACCTTGGTGCATGGGCTCCAAAAGCAGAGCAGGTTGCAACAGCAAAGTATCTAGCCAGAACAGAAGATGTTGACAATTATTTAAACAGATTCAAAAAGGAAGTTCACGACAGGCTTGACGGATTTTATGAAGGTTTCATGTCATTAAAATCAGAAGGTTTTAAAGTGGATGCAATTGCTCCGCAGGCTGCAATATACCTGACGGTTCAGTTTGACCTGCACGGTAAGAAAAAAGCTGACGGAACAGTGCTTGCTACAACAAAAGACGTTACAAAATACCTGCTGGAAGAAGCGCGTGTTGCTATAGTGCCGTTTTCAGCTTTTGGTGATTCCGAAGATTCCACATGGTACCGTTTATCTGTTGGCACCTGCAGGCTTGATGAAGTTACCAAAGTCATTGAAAGCCTGAGAAATGCATTAAGGAAGCTTTCCTGAAAAGATTTGGTGCAGCGCTGTTTTTAATTTCAGCCTGAAATTTAATTTCTGAAAATTTGAAAAAAAATACGGGATATATTTTCCTGACGGCAATTATTTTCCTGCTCGCGATCTCTTTATTCAGCGGCTTCCAGCGCAGCACAGAAAACCGGATCACAAATTATTATTATTTCATGGGAAATAAATTTTTCCTGAAAGAACGTACTGATCTTGTTTTCCTGAAATTTAAAACAGGTGTCACTAACAATTCTGCTTTTAATATCCTTTCCAAATATCCACAGATCGATCTCAGCAGATCTCAAATCAGGGTTGATGATGATAATTTCATTAAATTAACAGGTGAATTATCCCAGGCAGAATACATTGAGCTTATAAACAGACTTAAGCTTGATAATAACTTTGAAAATGCATCATTTGCATATTCACCATTCGGCATTAATGATGAAAAAACATTTTTCGGTTTAAATAATAACCTGATATTGCAGTTCAAGCCCGGTTATTCAAGGCAGCAAATTGATGAAATAAACCGCAAGTTCGGTGTTGAAATTGTTCAGAAAATAGATGTTACCGGCGGTGAGACTTTTTTGGCAAAAGTCACAACCTCTTCTGAGCATAATGCCATGGAAACTGCCAACAGGTATTATGAGAACGGTTTTGTAAACTATTCAGAGCCGAGCCTTTATTTTACCAACGCCGCATGTGATACGGTGAATGATCCTTTTTATCCTATGCAGTGGGCGCTTCGAAACACCGGAAGTAACGTCCCATCTAATCCGCCTAATATAATTGCTGATGCCGATATGGATGTTGACAGCGCCTGGAATATAACTAAAGGTGACAGTAATATTATTATCGCAATACTTGATACAGGTGTTGATACAACTCACCCTGATCTCAGGCGTGTTTACGGTTACGATTTTGTTAATAATGACGGCAACCCTAATGACGACGGTAATCACGGCACTGCATGTGCCGGCATAGTTGCTGCAATAGGAAATAATAATCTTGGAGTAACCGGAGTAGCATACAGGTGTAAAATAATGCCAATAAAAATATTGAATGATGCCGGAAATGTACCGGGTTACCATGTACCTGCATTCGGCACAATATGGGCATATCAGCACGGTGCCGATGTTATGAGCAATTCCTGGGGAATAGTAGGAGGTAACAGCTCACTCCTGCTGAACGCAATTAACGATGCAGCCCGGTACGGCAGGAACGGCAAAGGAACAGTGATGTGTTATGCAGCAGGCAATGAAGATACAAACCCTATGCGCTTTCCCGCAATTTACCAGGGAATTGATATTATTGTTGTCGGAGGATTAACTCCCTGCAACAAGCGTAAAAGTCCAACCGATGGCTGCTCACTTGAAACCTGGGGTGCATGTTTCGGCTCAACCCTTGATATTGTTGCACCGTGTATGAAGATATATACTACCGATAGAGTTGGACCGTTTGGCTATAACGGAACCGACTATACAAGTTCATTTAACGGCACATCAAGCGCAACGCCAAACGCGGCCGGAGTTTGCGCTCTGCTTCTTTCAGCAGCACCGGAATTAAAAGCCAGAGAAGTTGAAGCATTGATCTCTCTTAGCGCAGAAAAAGTAGGCGGATACAGCTATTCAACAAATTATCCTTATGGTTTATGGAACAACGAAATGGGATACGGGAGGCTGAATGCCAGGCTTTCACTTGGGTTAATATCAAATTTAGCAGATCCCGTAAAGCCGGAGATATACCATGATAATCCGGAACTTTCCGGTCCTGATTCACTTGCCAGAACAATTACAGCAATAATATGTGATAATAAAAAAATTGCATTCGGTGTTAATGCACCGAGGATCTATTACAGGATAAATGGCGGTTCTTTCAATTTTTCAAACGCATATTCAATTAGCATTGATACTTTCCGATTTTCAATTCCGGCACAAGTGCAAAACACAACAATTGATTATTATTTCGCTGCGCAGGATACAGCATTAACACCTAATGTAACCACATTGCCTTCAGGCGGTTCGGGTATAAATCCACCTGGGACAAACCAGCCTAATGTTTACTTTACTTACACAGTTGGCAGGTATAAAATCCAGCAGAGTGTAACAACTCCAAAGGTCTGCATAAATAATTCATTCATTCTGGATACAATAAATATTTCAGGCATACCAGGAAATGTTATAGATGTTAACGTAAGACTGAATATTTCGACCCGCGATGCGCAGGATGCAGACGTTTATCTAATTAAAGGGATAAACAGCTGCGAGCTTACAACCGATAACGGCGGTACCGGCGATGGTTATGTTGGAACTGTTTTTGATGATGAAGCACAGATCCCAATAATACAGGGTTCTGTACCTTTCAGGGGAAGTTTCAGGCCTGAAGCTCCTCTCAGCCAATTTGACGGTATATCTATGGAAGGCTTATGGATACTGCAGTACACCGATGATACCAATACAGGTTACAACAGCTCACTTGATAGCTGGACCATTGAGATAACTTATGAAACAGTTAACGGAATTATTCAAACATCGACTGTTCCTTCAGAATTTTCACTGTCTCAAAACTATCCTAACCCTTTTAATCCGGTTACAAAAATAACATACGGATTACCAAAGAATTCATCCGTAAATATCCGGCTTTTTGATATTACAGGAAAGGAAATAGCCATCCTGATAAATGAATACAGGCAAGCCGGTATATATGAAATTGAATTAAACTCTGATAATTATTTACTAAGCTCGGGCGTTTATTTTTACAGAATGGAATCAGGCAATTTTTCATTTGTAAAAAAGATGATACTTATAAAATAATTTCAATTTAATTTTTAAATGGAGCTTTTTGTAAGCTCCTTTTAATACTATAATTTATGAATAGTTTTTATTTAATTAAGATCATTTTCTTTGTTTCAAAAAAATCACCTGTTATAAGTTTATAAAAATAAACTCCGCTTGAATTTTTGCTGCCGTCAAAATCAACCTCATAAGTACCCGGCTTCATATTTTCATTAACCAAAGTTTCAATTTCTTTGCCAAGCATATCAAATACTGTCAATTTTACAAAGCCACTAATTGGCATTTGGAATTTGAACTTAGTCATTGGGTTAAAAGGATTAGGGTAATTTTGAGAAAGCGAATATTCAGCAGGGATTTCTGTACTTATATTTGTAACTCCAATTGTATTACCTGTAGGATTAAAGTCATAATAAAGTTCTGAATTTGTACTTCCATTACGCACATCGTGCCAGATAATATGAGCTTTACTTCCGGTAACTGCAATATTAGGGTAATACGCGCCGCTGAATGAACTTGATACTTGTGTACTTGTTTCCCAGCTATTACCGCTGTTTGTTGAGCGCTTGTAATGAATTTCTGAACCTGATGGCAAAACTCCCCATATAACATGCACAATAGTTCCTGAAAGCAAAATTGAGGGATTACCTGCATAAGCATAAACTGTCAATCTGGTATCCGGGCTCCAGGAATTTCCGTTATCAGTTGAACGTTTGTAATAAACTTCAGCATTAATATTTGAATCACGCAGGTCAACCCATGTTATATGTACATCTGAAGAATTACATTTAATTGAAGGAGATTCTGAAATCCTTAATTCATTAGTTAAACGTGTATCGGCGCCCCAGCTTAAACCACCATTTGTTGACCGTTTATAAAATATTTCGTAATCATCATTGTGACGAGTATCAGACCAGGCAATATGAAGATTAGAGCCATATACAGCCAATGAATTTAACGAAGCTAAACCTGTTGAGTGGGCTGTTAACATTGTATCTGAAGACCATGTGATTCCTCCATCAATTGAGCGTTTGTAAAACATCTCATATGTACCGCTTCTTGTATCACGCCAAATTACATTCACCGAAGAACCCTCTGCTTT encodes:
- a CDS encoding T9SS type A sorting domain-containing protein, which gives rise to MKKIFKFSILFGFYSLLFGICYAQWQQPDIRLTNAAGFSTNSDLSSSGSFLHAVWQDTRDGNTEIFYKRSTNEGVTWESDLQLTNQPTSKALPTISSTGSSVHIVWQENRTNDVEIYYKRSTDNGVTWESEVRLTNSSGVSQDPIIKAEGSSVNVIWRDTRSGTYEMFYKRSIDGGITWSSDTMLTAHSTGLASLNSLAVYGSNLHIAWSDTRHNDDYEIFYKRSTNGGLSWGADTRLTNELRISESPSIKCNSSDVHITWVDLRDSNINAEVYYKRSTDNGNSWSPDTRLTVYAYAGNPSILLSGTIVHVIWGVLPSGSEIHYKRSTNSGNSWETSTQVSSSFSGAYYPNIAVTGSKAHIIWHDVRNGSTNSELYYDFNPTGNTIGVTNISTEIPAEYSLSQNYPNPFNPMTKFKFQMPISGFVKLTVFDMLGKEIETLVNENMKPGTYEVDFDGSKNSSGVYFYKLITGDFFETKKMILIK
- a CDS encoding S8 family peptidase; the protein is MKKNTGYIFLTAIIFLLAISLFSGFQRSTENRITNYYYFMGNKFFLKERTDLVFLKFKTGVTNNSAFNILSKYPQIDLSRSQIRVDDDNFIKLTGELSQAEYIELINRLKLDNNFENASFAYSPFGINDEKTFFGLNNNLILQFKPGYSRQQIDEINRKFGVEIVQKIDVTGGETFLAKVTTSSEHNAMETANRYYENGFVNYSEPSLYFTNAACDTVNDPFYPMQWALRNTGSNVPSNPPNIIADADMDVDSAWNITKGDSNIIIAILDTGVDTTHPDLRRVYGYDFVNNDGNPNDDGNHGTACAGIVAAIGNNNLGVTGVAYRCKIMPIKILNDAGNVPGYHVPAFGTIWAYQHGADVMSNSWGIVGGNSSLLLNAINDAARYGRNGKGTVMCYAAGNEDTNPMRFPAIYQGIDIIVVGGLTPCNKRKSPTDGCSLETWGACFGSTLDIVAPCMKIYTTDRVGPFGYNGTDYTSSFNGTSSATPNAAGVCALLLSAAPELKAREVEALISLSAEKVGGYSYSTNYPYGLWNNEMGYGRLNARLSLGLISNLADPVKPEIYHDNPELSGPDSLARTITAIICDNKKIAFGVNAPRIYYRINGGSFNFSNAYSISIDTFRFSIPAQVQNTTIDYYFAAQDTALTPNVTTLPSGGSGINPPGTNQPNVYFTYTVGRYKIQQSVTTPKVCINNSFILDTINISGIPGNVIDVNVRLNISTRDAQDADVYLIKGINSCELTTDNGGTGDGYVGTVFDDEAQIPIIQGSVPFRGSFRPEAPLSQFDGISMEGLWILQYTDDTNTGYNSSLDSWTIEITYETVNGIIQTSTVPSEFSLSQNYPNPFNPVTKITYGLPKNSSVNIRLFDITGKEIAILINEYRQAGIYEIELNSDNYLLSSGVYFYRMESGNFSFVKKMILIK
- a CDS encoding pyridoxal phosphate-dependent aminotransferase; this encodes MAETLIASEIIKLAGEINEKIKQGEKIYNLTIGDFDPKVFPIPAELEEEIIKAYTNHETNYPPADGMLETRKAVSKFLKDKEGVDYNPATEILMSAGARPLIYATFQTLVQPGDTVLFPVPSWNNNHYTHLSHAHKIEINTKPENHFMPTAAELKEHIKDAALVALCSPLNPTGTTFSKKDLTEICEMIVEENHSRGENEKPVYLMYDQIYWVLTYGETEHFNPVSLVPEMKNYTIFIDGLSKAFAATGVRVGWSVGPARVIGKMKSILSHLGAWAPKAEQVATAKYLARTEDVDNYLNRFKKEVHDRLDGFYEGFMSLKSEGFKVDAIAPQAAIYLTVQFDLHGKKKADGTVLATTKDVTKYLLEEARVAIVPFSAFGDSEDSTWYRLSVGTCRLDEVTKVIESLRNALRKLS